Proteins found in one Channa argus isolate prfri chromosome 7, Channa argus male v1.0, whole genome shotgun sequence genomic segment:
- the emc2 gene encoding ER membrane protein complex subunit 2 yields the protein MASVAEMYDVGWEEMRDKLRKWREDNCRNSEQIVDVGEELIGEHASKLGDDIWIIYEQVMIAALDCSRDDLALTCLQELRKQFPDSHRVKRLSGMRLEALERYDEANKHYDAILQDDPTNTAARKRKIAILKAQGKSTEAIRELNEYLEQFVGDQEAWHELSELYINEHDYGKAAFCLEELMMTSPHNHLYCEQYAEVKYTQGGLENLELSRKYFAQALRLNNRNMRALFGLYMSASHIAASPKVSAKVKKDNMKYAAWAATQINRAYKLAGRGTKENKCSMKAVEEMLESMQITMS from the exons atggcgTCGGTTGCAGAAATGTATGATGTAGGTTGGGAAG AGATGAGAGACAAGCTGCGTAAGTGGAGAGAGGATAACTGCAGAAATAGCGAACAGATAGTGGATGTGGGTGAAGAGCTCATCGGTGAACATGCATCAAAACTGGGAGATGACA TATGGATTATTTATGAGCAGGTGATGATCGCAGCACTGGATTGCAGTCGGGATGACTTGGCTCTG ACCTGTCTACAGGAACTGAGGAAGCAGTTTCCAGATAGCCACAGAGTGAAGCGATTATCAGGCATGAGGCTTGAAGCTTTGGAAAG GTACGATGAGGCCAACAAGCACTATGATGCCATTCTCCAAGACGACCCCACCAACACG GCAGCAAGGAAACGCAAGATTGCCATACTGAAGGCTCAGGGGAAGAGCACTGAAGCCATTCGTGAGCTCAATGAGTATCTGGAACA GTTTGTTGGGGACCAAGAGGCGTGGCATGAGTTGTCCGAGCTATACATCAACGAACACga CTATGGAAAAGCCGCATTTTGTCTGGAGGAGCTGATGATGACCAGTCCTCACAATCACTTGTACTGTGAGCAGTACGCTGAG GTGAAGTACACTCAAGGGGGGCTGGAAAATCTTGAGCTGTCCAGAAAGTATTTTGCCCAGGCACTGAGGCTGAACAACAGAAACATGAGGGCATTGTTTGGTCTGTACATG TCTGCAAGTCACATCGCTGCCAGTCCTAAAGTTAGTGCAAAGGTCAAGAAGGACAATATGAAGTATGCTGCTTGGGCTGCCACTCAAATAAACAGAGCCTATAAG CTGGCTGGTCGTGGGACCAAGGAGAACAAATGCTCCATGAAGGCAGTGGAGGAGATGCTGGAGTCCATGCAGATCACCATGTCCTAG